A single genomic interval of Paracoccus contaminans harbors:
- a CDS encoding low molecular weight phosphatase family protein, which produces MAEGMMKKFYGHRAYVQSAGVRNDMEIDGFAIAACQEIGVELSRHRTRSFDEMRAWGDDLGQFDLVVALTPASQRQALEMTRSYHLDVEYWPIMDPAGLGEGREARLAHYRQVRDHIRQRMLTRFGPPTEPQD; this is translated from the coding sequence ATGGCCGAAGGGATGATGAAGAAATTCTACGGCCACCGGGCCTATGTGCAATCCGCCGGGGTGCGCAACGACATGGAGATCGATGGCTTTGCCATCGCCGCCTGCCAGGAAATCGGGGTCGAGCTGTCGCGCCACCGCACCCGCAGCTTTGATGAGATGCGCGCCTGGGGCGACGATCTGGGCCAGTTCGACCTGGTCGTCGCGCTGACCCCGGCCAGCCAGCGCCAAGCGCTGGAAATGACGCGCAGCTATCACCTGGACGTGGAATACTGGCCGATCATGGACCCGGCAGGGCTGGGCGAGGGGCGTGAGGCGAGGCTCGCCCATTATCGGCAGGTCCGCGATCACATTCGCCAGCGGATGCTGACGCGCTTCGGCCCGCCGACCGAGCCGCAGGACTGA
- the hisH gene encoding imidazole glycerol phosphate synthase subunit HisH → MRVAIIDYDSGNLHSAAKAVMLAGRERGAEVSVTADPAAVARADRIVLPGDGAFPACRAAFDAVPGMNEALSDAVCRRGVPFLGICVGMQMLADTGLEHVPTPGFGWIGGRVERIAPADPALKVPHMGWNDLAFRRPHPILDGIPAGGHAYFVHSWQFRVADPADLVAEVDYGGAVTAIVARDNIVGLQFHPEKSQALGLRMLRNFLDWRP, encoded by the coding sequence ATGCGCGTCGCCATCATCGACTATGACAGCGGCAATCTGCATTCCGCCGCCAAGGCGGTGATGCTGGCCGGGCGCGAGCGGGGGGCCGAGGTGTCCGTCACCGCCGACCCTGCCGCGGTGGCCCGCGCCGACCGGATCGTGCTGCCGGGCGATGGCGCCTTTCCGGCCTGCCGCGCCGCCTTTGACGCCGTGCCGGGCATGAACGAGGCGCTGTCGGATGCGGTGTGCCGGCGGGGTGTTCCCTTTCTGGGGATCTGCGTCGGGATGCAGATGCTGGCCGATACGGGCCTTGAACATGTCCCCACGCCCGGTTTCGGCTGGATCGGGGGGCGGGTGGAGCGCATCGCGCCGGCCGATCCGGCGCTCAAGGTGCCGCATATGGGCTGGAACGATCTTGCCTTCCGGCGCCCCCATCCGATCCTGGACGGCATCCCGGCGGGCGGGCACGCCTATTTCGTCCATTCCTGGCAGTTCCGGGTGGCCGACCCCGCCGACCTGGTCGCCGAGGTGGATTACGGCGGCGCCGTTACCGCGATCGTGGCGCGCGATAACATCGTCGGGCTGCAGTTCCACCCCGAGAAGTCGCAGGCCCTCGGGCTGCGGATGCTGCGCAACTTTCTGGACTGGCGCCCCTGA
- the hisB gene encoding imidazoleglycerol-phosphate dehydratase HisB: MATITRKTAETAITAAVNLDGTGRSASATGIGFFDHMIDQLARHSLIDIDLDCAGDRHIDDHHSVEDCGIALGQALARALGDKRGIRRYGAFHLAMDDALVRAALDLSGRPYLVWNLPFTAAKIGSFDTELVREFFQALSTHGGITLHVDLIHGLNAHHVAEAAFKAVARALREAVEPDARLNGALPSTKGML, translated from the coding sequence ATGGCCACCATCACTCGCAAGACGGCCGAAACCGCGATCACCGCGGCGGTGAACCTTGACGGCACCGGGCGATCGGCCAGCGCCACGGGGATCGGCTTTTTCGACCACATGATCGACCAGCTGGCGCGCCATTCGCTGATCGACATCGATCTCGACTGCGCCGGCGACCGGCATATCGACGATCACCATTCCGTCGAGGATTGCGGCATCGCGCTGGGTCAGGCCCTGGCCCGCGCCCTGGGCGACAAGCGCGGCATCCGCCGCTATGGCGCCTTTCACCTGGCCATGGACGACGCGCTGGTGCGGGCCGCGCTGGATTTGTCGGGGCGGCCCTATCTCGTCTGGAACCTGCCGTTCACGGCGGCCAAGATCGGCAGCTTCGACACCGAACTGGTGCGAGAGTTCTTTCAGGCCCTGTCGACCCATGGCGGGATCACGCTGCATGTCGATCTGATCCACGGCCTGAACGCCCATCACGTCGCCGAGGCCGCCTTCAAGGCAGTTGCCCGCGCGCTGCGCGAGGCGGTCGAGCCTGACGCGCGGCTGAACGGCGCCCTGCCGTCCACCAAGGGCATGCTTTAG